In the Microtus pennsylvanicus isolate mMicPen1 chromosome 6, mMicPen1.hap1, whole genome shotgun sequence genome, one interval contains:
- the LOC142852909 gene encoding olfactory receptor 10K2-like — MECVNGTVVKEFVFLGFSPLAELQLLLFVVFLLLYLFTLSTNAVIISTIVLVRALHTPMYFFLSVLSCSETCYTFVIVPKMLVDLLARKKSISFLGCAIQMFAFLFLGCSHSFLLAAMGYDRYVAICHPLRYTVLMGHRVCVGLVAAACVCGFTVAQVITALVFHLPFQASNQLHHFFCDISPVLKSACHHAHFTQITIFLLCALVLVIPLLLIWASYIHIISAILQFPSTLGRYKAFSTCASHLIVVVVHYGCASFIYLRPKSNYSSSQDALISVSYTILTPLFNPVIYSLRNKEFKSALHRVIGRTVTLRQC, encoded by the coding sequence ATGGAGTGTGTGAACGGGACTGTGGTGAAGGAGTTTGTCTTCCTCGGCTTCTCGCCTCTGGCTGagctgcagctgctgctcttCGTTGTCTTCCTGCTCCTCTATTTGTTCACCCTCAGCACCAATGCCGTGATTATCTCCACCATCGTGCTAGTCAGAGCCCttcacacccccatgtacttcttcctctctgtcctctcctgtTCAGAGACCTGCTACACCTTTGTCATTGTGCCCAAGATGCTGGTTGACTTGCTGGCTCGGAAGAAGAGCATCTCGTTCCTCGGCTGCGCCATCCAAATGTTCGCCTTCCTCTTCCTTGGCTGTTCCCACTCCTTCCTGCTGGCAGCCATGGGTTATGATCGCTACGTGGCCATTTGCCACCCTCTACGCTACACGGTGCTCATGGGgcacagggtgtgtgtggggcTGGTCGCCGCTGCCTGTGTCTGCGGCTTCACTGTGGCACAGGTTATCACAGCCTTGGTGTTTCACCTGCCCTTCCAGGCTTCCAACCAACTCCATCACTTTTTCTGTGACATCTCCCCTGTTCTCAAGTCGGCATGCCACCACGCCCACTTTACGCAGATTACCATCTTCCTGCTCTGCGCGTTGGTCCTTGTTATCCCTCTGTTGTTGATCTGGGCATCATACATTCATATCATTTCTGCCATCCTCCAATTTCCTTCCACACTAGGGAGGTACAAAGCATTTTCCACTTGTGCGTCTCACCTCATTGTGGTCGTAGTCCACTACGGGTGTGCCTCTTTTATCTACCTACGGCCCAAGTCCAACTACTCTTCAAGCCAGGATGCTCTGATATCGGTGTCCTACACTATCCTGACGCCTTTGTTCAACCCAGTTATCTACAGCCTAAGAAACAAAGAGTTCAAATCAGCTCTTCATAGAGTCATAGGAAGAACAGTTACCCTAAGACAATGCTAA